In Myxococcus stipitatus, the following are encoded in one genomic region:
- a CDS encoding porin: MRFAAFFAAVSSGLLAPAESRADDEDSKDKDEDKPTLVGGFDEKNGFHLQSEDGNYLLAIGLQAGYKLEPVFLDGKAESRTAFSFLRPIMRGNIYRPWIRFWTSLELADPPLYLLDSLVEIQPIDAVGVRAGQQYTPLSRHESWGPQQILFPEFATIANYYWTGRDKGVTLFGTMERLEYYVGIYSGSPLRTVTSEAGKFQLNARATISPMGKPGYGELPYIMSGDKEPPPLNVSFTLQGAGGEVNQVKENFNPEAGIFQILREGTRRFATGGVDLFIQARRFNFFGEAYISRIDPPGTAANYTSFGAWVQADYCFYKKILDAGVRLSYLNPSIELPDDLLYIVEAQLGWFVNAPHLAFKLRYQLAHQQEAAGAEAAAVPIATKAGTTQLVTLQLNLAF; this comes from the coding sequence ATGCGGTTCGCGGCGTTCTTCGCCGCTGTGAGCAGCGGGCTCCTCGCGCCGGCCGAGAGCCGCGCGGACGACGAGGACTCCAAGGACAAGGACGAAGACAAGCCCACCCTCGTCGGAGGCTTCGACGAGAAGAACGGCTTCCACCTCCAGTCGGAGGATGGGAACTACCTGCTCGCCATCGGACTCCAGGCTGGCTACAAGCTCGAGCCCGTCTTCCTCGACGGCAAGGCCGAGTCCCGCACCGCCTTCTCGTTCCTGCGCCCCATCATGCGCGGCAACATCTACCGGCCGTGGATTCGCTTCTGGACATCCCTGGAGTTGGCGGACCCGCCGCTGTACCTGCTCGACTCGCTGGTGGAGATTCAGCCCATCGACGCGGTGGGTGTCCGCGCGGGCCAGCAGTACACGCCCCTCAGCCGGCACGAGTCCTGGGGCCCCCAGCAGATTCTCTTCCCCGAGTTCGCCACCATCGCCAACTACTACTGGACCGGCCGCGACAAGGGCGTGACCCTCTTCGGAACGATGGAGCGCCTGGAGTACTACGTGGGCATCTACAGCGGCTCGCCGCTGCGGACCGTCACCTCCGAGGCCGGCAAGTTCCAGCTCAACGCCCGCGCCACCATCTCCCCCATGGGCAAGCCCGGCTACGGCGAGCTGCCCTACATCATGTCAGGAGACAAGGAACCCCCACCGCTCAACGTGTCCTTCACGCTCCAGGGCGCGGGTGGCGAGGTCAACCAGGTGAAGGAGAACTTCAACCCGGAGGCCGGCATCTTCCAGATTCTCCGCGAAGGCACGCGGCGCTTCGCCACCGGAGGCGTGGACCTCTTCATCCAGGCGCGCAGGTTCAACTTCTTCGGCGAGGCGTACATCAGCCGGATCGACCCGCCGGGCACCGCCGCCAACTACACGAGCTTCGGCGCGTGGGTTCAGGCCGACTACTGCTTCTACAAGAAGATCCTCGATGCGGGCGTGAGGCTGAGCTACCTCAACCCCAGCATCGAGCTGCCGGATGACCTGCTCTACATCGTGGAGGCGCAGCTCGGCTGGTTCGTCAACGCGCCCCACCTCGCCTTCAAGCTGCGCTACCAGCTCGCCCATCAGCAGGAAGCCGCGGGCGCGGAGGCCGCCGCCGTCCCCATCGCCACCAAGGCCGGCACCACGCAGCTCGTCACGCTGCAACTCAATCTGGCGTTCTAG
- a CDS encoding LysR family transcriptional regulator, whose amino-acid sequence MLPIDHTLLARLDLNLLVAFDALMRERHVTRAARRIGLGQPTMSHHLARLRELLGDELFTRAPTGIVPTPHALALAEPVRTALECLQGVLTRRPFDPATQERHFRVSLSDGLESSLMPPFLALAAQEAPGVTLSLSPLQEGTGPAMLDDGSLDLLVGPPQEQAPHHKVRLFCSAGYLVLFDPQVVHVDTPLSLEDFLSIPHVRVSRRADSSDAVDDALAKLRLRRRVAVHTAHSLSVPHLLLGSRLLGLLPRRAALATARAFGLSHSPPPLELPQDSIAMRWHASRDSDPGHRWLLEAMFRAATLSVEPSGFTRLAARTPPPPRRSSRQKVAMGFTGEPVPPSTARGATLKRKS is encoded by the coding sequence ATGCTCCCCATCGACCACACCCTCCTCGCCCGCCTGGACCTCAACCTGCTCGTGGCCTTCGATGCCCTCATGCGCGAGCGCCACGTCACCCGGGCCGCTCGCCGCATCGGTCTGGGCCAGCCCACGATGAGCCACCACCTCGCGCGCCTGCGTGAGCTGCTCGGCGACGAGCTCTTCACGCGCGCCCCCACGGGCATCGTGCCCACGCCTCATGCGCTGGCGCTCGCGGAGCCCGTCCGCACGGCGCTCGAGTGCCTCCAGGGAGTGCTCACCCGGCGCCCGTTCGACCCCGCGACCCAGGAGCGTCACTTCCGCGTGAGCCTCTCGGATGGACTGGAGTCCTCGCTGATGCCGCCCTTCCTGGCGCTCGCCGCCCAGGAAGCACCGGGTGTCACCCTGTCGCTCTCGCCGCTCCAGGAAGGCACGGGCCCCGCGATGCTGGATGACGGCTCGCTGGACCTGCTCGTGGGGCCGCCCCAGGAGCAGGCCCCGCACCACAAGGTGCGCTTGTTCTGCAGCGCGGGGTATCTCGTCCTCTTCGACCCTCAAGTCGTCCACGTGGACACGCCGCTGTCGCTGGAGGACTTCCTCTCCATCCCCCACGTCCGCGTGTCGCGGCGCGCGGACTCCAGCGACGCCGTGGATGATGCGCTGGCGAAGCTCCGGCTGCGGCGCCGCGTGGCGGTCCACACGGCCCACTCGCTCAGCGTGCCCCACCTGCTGCTCGGGTCGAGGCTGCTCGGACTTCTTCCGCGTCGCGCGGCGCTGGCCACCGCGAGGGCCTTTGGCCTGAGCCACAGCCCGCCCCCGCTCGAGCTCCCGCAGGACTCCATCGCGATGCGCTGGCACGCCTCGCGCGACTCCGACCCCGGCCATCGCTGGTTGCTCGAGGCCATGTTCCGAGCCGCCACGCTGAGCGTCGAGCCCAGTGGCTTCACGCGCCTGGCCGCGAGGACACCTCCACCGCCCCGGCGTTCGTCGCGTCA
- the glsA gene encoding glutaminase A, producing the protein MTLALRRRRSWLLSTCLLALAGPSLALGANPPSSTKPAPAPSTAARPSPGDEARPSGAEIQQALQKAHQQFRGTKDGKNADYIPYLAKVDSNLFGLAVVTVDGEVYTVGDATSPFPIESLSKPFTLARLMEEVGAKKVEDKIGVDATGQPFNSIIAIEMNKDHRAGNPLVNAGAITSVSMIPAKTPEERWKKLSDNFNAFAGDHLPVNQDVYKSETDTNTRNQSITALLESYDVLGSPADQALDLYTRQCSVNVTAKQLATMGATLANGGINPITGARVISADTARRTLALMATNGLYENTGEWLYQAGVPAKSGVGGGIVAVVPGRYAIAAFSPPLDKAGNSVRAQRAITQVVNSLGDNLYASTPTPEHQQGIGGSGRPMKKHAPKSTPAHSP; encoded by the coding sequence ATGACGCTCGCACTTCGCCGTCGCAGAAGCTGGCTGCTCTCCACGTGCCTGCTGGCGCTCGCCGGCCCCAGCCTCGCGCTCGGCGCGAACCCTCCGTCCTCCACGAAGCCCGCCCCGGCCCCGAGTACAGCCGCCCGCCCCTCCCCAGGAGACGAGGCCCGCCCCTCCGGCGCGGAGATTCAACAGGCGCTCCAGAAAGCCCACCAGCAGTTCCGGGGGACCAAGGACGGCAAGAACGCCGACTACATCCCCTACCTCGCCAAGGTGGACTCCAACCTGTTTGGCCTCGCCGTCGTCACCGTCGATGGCGAGGTCTACACCGTGGGCGACGCGACCTCGCCCTTCCCCATCGAATCCCTCTCCAAGCCCTTCACGCTCGCGCGGCTCATGGAAGAGGTGGGCGCCAAGAAGGTCGAGGACAAGATTGGCGTGGACGCCACCGGCCAGCCCTTCAACTCCATCATCGCCATCGAGATGAACAAGGACCACCGCGCGGGCAACCCGCTCGTCAACGCGGGCGCCATCACCTCGGTGAGCATGATTCCGGCCAAGACGCCGGAGGAGCGCTGGAAGAAGCTCAGCGACAACTTCAACGCCTTCGCGGGTGACCACCTTCCGGTGAACCAGGACGTCTACAAGTCCGAGACGGACACCAACACGCGCAACCAGTCCATCACCGCGCTCCTGGAGTCGTACGACGTGCTGGGCTCTCCCGCGGACCAGGCCCTGGACCTCTACACCCGGCAGTGCTCCGTCAATGTCACCGCCAAGCAACTGGCCACCATGGGCGCCACGCTGGCCAACGGCGGCATCAACCCCATCACCGGCGCCAGGGTCATCAGCGCCGACACGGCCCGGCGCACGCTGGCGCTGATGGCGACCAATGGCTTGTATGAGAACACCGGTGAGTGGCTCTATCAGGCGGGTGTCCCCGCCAAGAGCGGCGTGGGTGGAGGCATCGTCGCGGTGGTGCCCGGCCGCTACGCCATCGCCGCCTTCTCACCTCCGCTCGACAAGGCCGGCAACAGCGTTCGCGCCCAGCGCGCCATCACCCAGGTGGTCAACTCGCTGGGCGACAACCTCTACGCCTCCACCCCCACGCCCGAGCATCAGCAGGGCATCGGCGGCTCCGGGCGCCCCATGAAGAAGCACGCGCCGAAGTCCACCCCCGCGCATTCTCCGTGA